A genome region from Glycine max cultivar Williams 82 chromosome 5, Glycine_max_v4.0, whole genome shotgun sequence includes the following:
- the LOC100798355 gene encoding ATP-dependent zinc metalloprotease FTSH 2, chloroplastic gives MAASSACLVGNGLSTRGNRITLKKDFNGRYLYSPWRLSSLNNKASEAFSIKSSLEQRQQQEGRRGFLKLLLGNVGVGLPALLASGKAYADEQGVSSSRMSYSRFLEYLDKDRVKKVDLYDNGNTAVVEAVSPELGNRLQYVRVQLPGLNQELLQKFREKNIDFAAHSPQEESGSLLANLIGNLAFPLILIGGLFLLSRRSGGMGGPGGPGFPLAFGQSKAKFQMEPNTGVTFDDVAGVDEAKQDFMEVVEFLKKPERFTAVGARIPKGVLLVGPPGTGKTLLAKAIAGEAGVPFFSISGSEFVEMFVGVGASRVRDLFKKAKENAPCIVFVDEIDAVGRQRGTGIGGGNDEREQTLNQLLTEMDGFEGNTGIIVVAATNRADILDSALLRPGRFDRQVTVDVPDIRGRTEILKVHASNKKFDADVSLEVIAMRTPGFSGADLANLLNEAAILAGRRGKTGISSKEIDDSIDRIVAGMEGTVMTDGKSKSLVAYHEVGHAICGTLTPGHDAVQKVTLVPRGQARGLTWFIPNDDPTLISKQQLFARIVGGLGGRAAEEIIFGEPEVTTGAAGDLQQITGLAKQMVTTFGMSDIGPWSLMEASAQSGDVIMRMMARNSMSERLAEDIDAAIKRISDEAYEIALDHIRNNREAIDKIVEVLLEKETLTGDEFRAILSEFAEIPVENRVPPSTPVPATV, from the exons ATGGCAGCGTCATCAGCATGCCTTGTAGGGAATGGTTTATCTACACGGGGTAATAGAATAACTCTCAAGAAGGACTTCAATGGAAGATATCTCTACTCACCTTGGAGACTTTCATCATTGAACAATAAGGCATCAGAAGCATTTTCCATAAAGTCTTCCTTGGAGCAAAGGCAACAACAAGAAGGGAGAAGGGGGTTTCTAAAACTGTTGCTTGGAAATGTGGGAGTTGGTTTGCCTGCACTATTGGCAAGTGGCAAAGCTTATGCTGATGAACAAGGGGTTTCCTCCTCCAGAATGTCTTACTCCAGGTTTCTGGAGTATTTGGACAAGGACAGAGTTAAAAAAGTGGATCTGTATGACAATGGAAACACTGCTGTTGTTGAGGCTGTTTCTCCCGAGTTGGGGAATCGGTTGCAGTATGTTAGAGTTCAACTCCCTGGACTTAACCAAGAGCTCCTTCAGAAATTCAGGGAAAAGAATATTGACTTTGCAGCTCATAGTCCCCAAGAAGAGTCAGGTTCTCTTTTAGCTAACCTGATTGGGAATCTGGCTTTCCCTTTGATCTTGATTGGAGGATTGTTCCTTCTCTCGAGACGATCCGGAGGGATGGGAGGTCCTGGTGGGCCCGGATTTCCTCTTGCTTTTGGTCAATCCAAAGCCAAGTTTCAAATGGAACCGAACACCGGAGTGACATTTGATGATGTTGCTGGGGTGGATGAAGCCAAGCAGGACTTTATGGAGGTTGTGGAGTTTCTAAAGAAGCCTGAGAGGTTCACTGCTGTTGGGGCTCGCATACCGAAAGGAGTTCTTCTTGTTGGTCCTCCAGGAACTGGGAAGACACTGTTAGCCAAGGCTATTGCTGGTGAAGCTGGTGTTCCATTTTTCTCAATATCAGGTTCTGAGTTTGTTGAGATGTTTGTTGGTGTTGGTGCTTCTCGTGTTCGTGATTTGTTCAAGAAGGCCAAAGAGAATGCCCCTTGCATTGTCTTTGTTGATGAAATTGATGCTGTTGGAAGACAAAGAGGGACTGGAATTGGTGGTGGGAATGATGAAAGAGAGCAGACCCTCAACCAACTTTTGACAGAAATGGATGGGTTTGAGGGTAACACTGGTATCATTGTCGTTGCAGCAACTAACAGGGCTGACATTCTTGACTCTGCCTTATTGAGACCGGGTCGGTTTGATAGACAG GTGACAGTTGATGTTCCAGATATAAGGGGAAGGACTGAAATCCTAAAGGTTCATGCTAGCAACAAAAAGTTTGATGCTGATGTTTCTCTTGAAGTGATTGCGATGAGAACGCCTGGCTTTAGTGGAGCTGATCTTGCGAATCTCTTGAATGAAGCTGCTATATTAGCTGGTCGCCGGGGAAAGACAGGTATTTCATCTAAAGAAATCGATGATTCTATTGATAGGATTGTGGCTGGAATGGAAGGAACAGTTATGACAGATGGGAAGAGCAAAAGCTTAGTGGCATATCATGAAGTTGGGCATGCTATTTGTGG AACTTTGACTCCTGGTCATGATGCTGTGCAAAAGGTAACACTAGTTCCTCGTGGTCAAGCTCGGGGTCTTACATGGTTCATTCCTAATGATGATCCAACTCTGATCTCCAAACAACAACTCTTTGCAAGAATTGTTGGAGGACTAGGTGGAAGGGCTGcagaagaaattatttttggtGAGCCTGAAGTTACAACTGGAGCAGCTGGTGATTTGCAGCAAATCACCGGTTTGGCAAAACAG ATGGTAACCACATTTGGAATGTCTGATATTGGTCCTTGGTCACTTATGGAAGCATCAGCACAAAGTGGGGATGTCATCATGAGAATGATGGCAAGGAACTCAATGTCAGAGAGACTTGCAGAAGACATCGATGCTGCCATCAAGAGGATCTCAGATGAAGCATATGAAATTGCACTAGACCATATAAGGAACAACCGTGAGGCGATTGACAAGATTGTCGAAGTCCTTCTGGAGAAGGAGACACTGACCGGAGATGAATTCCGTGCTATATTGTCTGAGTTTGCTGAAATTCCAGTTGAAAACCGTGTCCCTCCTTCAACTCCAGTACCAGCCACTGTTTGA